The Juglans regia cultivar Chandler chromosome 11, Walnut 2.0, whole genome shotgun sequence genome contains the following window.
GCTCCGGAAACCTCCCAGCCAATCAACACTTCCACTTCAATGAACTTTGaataagatttgatcttgagaatggtgtggtggagatgtgtttgtccaagagagattcacaaggtgaggaaaacTTTATCTCTGGCTCTTGAAGCAACTAGGGTTTTTACTCTGTTTCTCCACACCAAAGAACAGAAAGAAGATGTTCTATATatagtcccaacaaatcacgGCACTCAAAACCTTGAATTTTAAGTTGTCTTGAACATtagctcgagcgaggtgtcgagcacaagtcgagcgcacgttgccTTTCAGAAACAGCTCGAGCgacacgtcgagcgcacatcgagcgaacctctctggatgggttctgctcgagcgctacgtcaaGCGCACATCGAGCAAACCACTTTGGatggttctgctcgagcgctacgtcgagcgcacatcgagcgaatctctctggatgggttccgctcgagcgctacgtcgagcacacatcaagcgaacctctctagaaggttccgctcgagcgccagtcaAGCGCTAGTTGAGCCGTGTTGAGCACACTTTAATCATTTTCATGTAACACCGCTTCAACATTGGTTACAACACAATATTAcacaggttttcacaagaaaatGCCAATCAACTAATTTTTTCCTCAACAAGTAGCATTACTCACAGCGAGGAGTTGGTCAGGATGCGACGATATTCATATATCTGGAGGCGATTTGATTATCTTCTTTGGTTCAGAAATCCAATTATATAGGTATCGATCAGAAAAATATTGAATCCTTGTCGAAACTTGCTTATGCAgtaaaaaacatatttcatattcatataTAGGGAGAAGCATAAAAAACTCCACTCCTCAGCACAACCATAGGATATTAGGCATCAAGATAAATCCATGATTCCTCTTTCAATTATGTACATACATAATACATGGATATGAGTTAGATGAGTCTCAGCAATAGCCTATGTCGTTGTCCAAGAGGGATCGAGGCATGCCCTCCAACAAGCATGAGACTGGGGGAATTGTTAGTGTTTGCAGATCTCCATAAGCATTGCAACAGAAGGGGTCTAATACCAAATCTCCTTGAGCAGGAAGAAGCTCAACATCTGAGAGCGTTAAGTTGGAGCATGGGACAGAATCACTGCAGGCAAAATGCATTGGTGGGCTTCGAATATCGTAGGTTCCCTTTATGTTTGAGTATAGTATATCTGACACAAAGACTGCTGATGTTTGGTTTGTGCACTTCTTGCTAAGGCAGTAGAATTGATCAACTATAATGGGGTTCCGGACATTATCCATATGAATATTACTGAATGTTATTCCTGATACTGCTCCTGATCCACCTTGCCAGGTCTTGATCCTAACTCCGTTAGCCGACACTTTAATAACAGAGTCACTAACTGTAATATTGGACACACAGGCACGCGAATTGTGATTGCCCAGACTCCCAATACTGAGTGGAAGGCAAAATGAAAGAGATTAAAACAGGATAAGTTTTTGTTCCCAAGTAACAGAAAACTTTTGGTTTAGAAATTCTATAATAGAGTACCTGATTCCATGACCAGGTCCACATGTTATGTTCCTTATGTCTACGTTATGGCAACCCGATCCAATTGAGACACAATCATCCCCTACAATATAAATCAGCAGAGAATTAGCTTAGTGGCCCTTCGAGGATAGAAAAGGGAGAGAATAAGAAGATTTTTGAGGTTTTTGGCTAACCATTGGAAACTACTGAATTGTATATTCTGACATCATTTGTGTTCTCTATGTGAATCCCATCAGTATTGGGACTTGAGGCAGGTGCTGTTATGTAAATTGATTCAATATGGACATCTCTGCAACTATCAAATCTGAAGTGGAACTGGGGGCTGTTCTTGATTCTAAGCCCTTGCACGCTCAGGTTTGAGCTCATGAAGAATCTTATTGCCTGCATCATAAAATTTAGAATGATATTCATACAGTGGTTTTCAGTAGTATAAAGTCAATAGAAGGCATTGAGGCAGTGCGTGCAACTTACAATTGGGCTATCGCATGGTCCAGGCATTGTTGCTCCATTAATCCCCTGTGCCATTGGATATAAGTAATTAACAATTATActaatcaaaaaaatataataacaatcCAGTCATATTAAAGATAAAGTACACAATACCTTGTGAGGTTTACAAGGAAGATTCCACCATTTTTCTCCTCTGCCATCTATTACCCCACCTCCTTGTAGTGACATTTCAGTAATTCTGTAAAAGATCAGCCATTGCCGCCTACTGCTGTTCTTTGGCCAGGAATCAGGTCCATCCGGGGGCATAAGAGTTCCTTCAACCTTCTCAGTGACCCAAAATGAACCCAGTTACTAAAAATAGTCAGTTCATTTGACCTTAAAAGGTATAAAAGAGATTCAAACTGGCCCAGAAGGAGCTCGCTACCTGAAAGACTAAGCCACCTTGGCAAGGACCTGTAAAAATTGTTGACTGAATCATGAAGGAGAAACCGTAGGGAACAAGGATAACTGCCGAACCACTTTGACATGCCGTGTCCCATGCCATCTTGAATGCTTCTGTATCATCTGCTATTCCATCCCCAACAGCACCAAAGTTTCGAACATCATATAAACCAGTATAATTGTAGGGACTCCCACCATTAGGTGGGTCAGCAGgctgaggaggaggagaaggaggtTGTGAAATGCTCGATGATTTGTGAGTGTGAGTATGCTTGTGTTTTGTATGGTTATGCTTTCTACCTTGGGTGGAAAGAAAgaagcaaacaaaagaaatgcagAATATAAGTAATGACAAACGAGAATACTTCATTTTGAGCTTAATTTAGTTCAAGCCTGGAATGATTGGGGAGAACCAGTGTACAACTAGTTTCTCACTTGCTGGAACTCAAAAGAATTGGCTTAAATGGATTTGTAAGAATCAATGACTAGATGAAAAGACTTCGTTAGGGTGAATGCACCCAAGTTATGGGAAGGAGAGAAAGTAGTAGCTTCTTTTGTGTAGGTGACCACCACTTAGTACCAGAACAACTTGCAACAATTTGCACAGAATTAACTAACTGAGTTTGGCCTTGGAATGCATGCAGATTCAGAAAGGTAggattcctatatatatatagtatctgctatatatatataatatctgcTAGTGGGAGGACTTGTAAAATTTTATCTGCACCTCAAGTTTGTTTTTAATGGTTCAAGGGGCGGGAACCGACCAATTCCATTTAGGAATTGGCTTTTTCTCGACTATTCTGGAAAAAGGGAAACGGAACTACGAGGAATCAGATGAGTGGGCAATCAATAGTCCCCCTCCCCATGTTCTTCCCATAACGTCCAAAACAATCTAGTTATTGGTGACTTGCACACAAAATGCACAGAGATTGAACTCATGTGTTGAGTTTCAATGACAATATTCCATTCCATTCCGTCTTAAACTCACCTCAACTGAATTGAACTCAAGTACCGTCTTCTTAAGATTTAAGATTGCAGATATTGTCTATGGTATCGAAATTATTGCTGGAAATTAAACGGTCAGTGGATATTTAATGGGTGTAAATTGATTATAAAGCTGCTCATTTTCATCGAGTAGTGGGAATGAAGTATAAGAACAAGAGCTTTCCATGTTAGTTATGGTACCATGCACgttgataaattaaaaacttcaaCTGTTAGATAATGGTATACGATGTTTAGTTCAACACCATCAGAGTACAAAATAAAGAAAGGCTTCATTTTTCTGGGTTTCTTTATGTGATGTCACACAGAAGCTGAGACATCTTACTAACagattatttagtttttttattggtaccgCGTATTTGAGAACAAAGTTTCAATTAATTCTAGAGGCGCATAGGCCCTTGGCAAGAAGTTTCTCATAAGTTCATCTCGACTTATCCCAGAGATTAGGACAGGttttgggggtgagatgagaattttgtattttgttttagtatttaaaatattatgttttagtattattattgtattgggatttgaaaaagttgaattgagatttgaaaaaaatgaattgtttattatattttgtatggagatttgaaaaatgtataatgatgagatgagaattttgtgtctcatcccacctcccaaacctgcaATAATATAGAGATGAGCCAAATTCCGCGTATTTAGTAGCTAAACAGTACATCTGTGTCATTCTAGATAGtggatgaacttgattatttCTATTGGAACTTGATTACTGCTTCCTGATTCGTCATGGTGGACTAGTGGAGCTTGACTAAAacatatagcatgacataaataGACGAATAAACTATACATTATCTTCTATCAACTAGGCCGAAAGTAAAATGGTAATGTTCTAGTTACACGCTTGTCCACTAAGAGCTCTTTAATACCTAGACTTATAGAGGATGTACTCCCATATCAATGCCATTCTATCTGGTCAGGGTTTCTCCATATATTGCTTCTTTCACTAATAGCCATTCATGTTCTGTGTGATTTTCTTTATCATAGAGCCAACAGACCTATGCCTCCACATGATTTCCATTATATTAATCATTATCTGAAGCTTTTGGTTGCTGCTCTTCTCTAACGCTCAGTAGAACAGAATGCATGTTCTCTTCACTTGCCTAGGTTGGGTTTGATTACTTTGAAATAGACCATGCATGTGGTTGTACTTTATTCACACTAGTTAATAGAAAATGTGTGGGAATAATTAAAGTTATTTAATGCAAAATTTATTAGTTGTTGGCATTCAAGATTAAAATGGTCAAAAGTATCAATATAAGCTATTTTCTGTATAATATTCCAcatatgtttggatattaaatatGAAGAAACCTTTTGGAATGAAAAGAACCGTATTCGACAAATAAAGTTTTAATTAGAtaaaagaacaaattaattCATGTCTAAATGAGAAGGATAACTGACTAGCTTATGGTGATCCTCACATGCATTCAAGACAATTACTAAGACAAATGATCTGAAGACCTTTAAGCTTCCATGCATTTAAGAGAACTACTAACACAAGTATAAGTATGTAGACTATTAAACTTCAGAAATTTGTGAGTTGGGAAGGATCCTATGGTTTAATAAGAGTAAAGTTCCGTACTTCCAATATTATAGATAAGAAGTATACAGACGATCCAGAACAGTAGTAAGCGGTATTGTAGTAGCTACGGTTTTGTAAGATAAAACTCAAAAGATTTTCAGGATTTATTTTCCACGAGGAAAGCATAATTGTTGGATAAAGTCAAGCTGGGTTATGCCAGCAGCATGGTTTCTAATTGCTTTAAACCTGACGATCATAGTTTCCGATGTTCATATTAAGTTCCCACGGCGTATTTTTCACCGAGGATGCCACCTTACTGTCACCAAATTACAACTCAAGTAGTAAAGAGTATgataaatactttagtcacatAGAGATCTCACgaactgatgtgacttgatgAAATCtacatatcaatttatgaatttaattttatagaattttttttaataactgtagtacttttcaaaaaatattaaagaaaagacAAGGTAGGCTACGTCAAAGCTGCCAATTTTGACTGGCTAGTAAGAAAAGGCAGGCCTTTAGTTTGAGGGTCTAAAATTCCCCGGTCCTCGATTACCAAGCCCACTTTTTCAACctacaaatttgaaaaagttcctTATGGCAGCCTCCACACATATCCTGGTTTTTAAGTGCCACGGTCTAAAGTCATGGAGACCTGAGCCATCCATCTGTATACATTTGTTGATTCATAGTCACATGCATATCTGAAACCAATCACTGAACCCCGCATTCATGTAAGAGGGACACAGTTACCTCCAGAGAACACAAACCCTTCTCCAAAGAAATCTCAAATTCTTTGGTCATTTAAGAACCATATCTGATCTATGTTAGTAACAAACTTAAGTCATGATAATATACCAAATTTTTAGCATCTGTATTGCAGTCACCAATATGTCAAGCTTGGGATCAATTCTAGCCAACTTGTCTATGATGCTGCACAAAATTCAGTCAGTAATTACATTTTGAAGTAACAGACtccagatattttttttctgataagtaATGGTAACAAACTCTAGTTTCAAGAGAAATTCTTTGGCATCTACAACATTTTAAAATACGTAATCAGTTAAGAATTTACATGTCAGCATAACTACAAGCATACCGGCAGAACCTTCTCATTCTCCATTATAGAAACAAGGCGGAAGAAGCCAGATGTGAAAAAACAGGGCACAAATCAACattggaacaaaaaaaaaaacacaagaatcATATGATCACTTTATAATTGGCCTCTAGCTAAATTTCCACAGCAGACTGTATTTTCCTTGCCGGGAGAAGATATAAACAGATTTGACCTCATGATGACCCAAAGAAGGTGCAGTTCTTTCTTGCGTGCTTTGGAATCAATTTGACCACCATCTCTGCTGGCACTTCCTTTAGTTCTGATCAAGAAGTACGACCACATCAACATACAGTTGGGAATTGcttggaaaaattaaaaagtataatatggCCTTTACCATGGGACTTGAAGTTGAATAGTGGGGGAAAGGGGCGTCCATTTGGCAGGCAGGTGCTAGGATCACGAAGCTCATCAAAGAAAGGATGAACCAAAGCCTCCAGCTGGTTGCAAATAACCAGAATTAACCATAAATTTCAAGTAAAGACtgactaaaatgaaaaaaaaaaaaaagaaacaacaacaacaacaacatcttGATCAGCGCTATTTACTGTATAAGTAGCCATCTAGCTAAAACATACACAGTCCACTCCTTATACACAAGCACTAAATgatacttttattattttaaaaaacaaggaTTTAAAATACGAAGCTTGATTCTTGTT
Protein-coding sequences here:
- the LOC109010513 gene encoding polygalacturonase At1g48100-like, whose product is MKYSRLSLLIFCISFVCFFLSTQGRKHNHTKHKHTHTHKSSSISQPPSPPPQPADPPNGGSPYNYTGLYDVRNFGAVGDGIADDTEAFKMAWDTACQSGSAVILVPYGFSFMIQSTIFTGPCQGGLVFQVEGTLMPPDGPDSWPKNSSRRQWLIFYRITEMSLQGGGVIDGRGEKWWNLPCKPHKGINGATMPGPCDSPIAIRFFMSSNLSVQGLRIKNSPQFHFRFDSCRDVHIESIYITAPASSPNTDGIHIENTNDVRIYNSVVSNGDDCVSIGSGCHNVDIRNITCGPGHGISIGSLGNHNSRACVSNITVSDSVIKVSANGVRIKTWQGGSGAVSGITFSNIHMDNVRNPIIVDQFYCLSKKCTNQTSAVFVSDILYSNIKGTYDIRSPPMHFACSDSVPCSNLTLSDVELLPAQGDLVLDPFCCNAYGDLQTLTIPPVSCLLEGMPRSLLDNDIGYC